The nucleotide sequence CGCCCATCAGCACCACTTTCTCGGGATCGAAGGCAAAGAACACCTGCTCGAACGCCGGCCATTTGGCATCCACCAAACTGTGCTTAAGGCCGGCGCGGAAGACCCGCAGCGCCATGGTCGACAGATAGCGATCGTCGGCAATGGCCCGCAACTCGGCGGCAGACTGCGGCTGCGGCAGGCGCGCCTCGAGAGCAGCGGCCGAACCGAAGCGGTTCAAGCAATATTCATGCAGCCATTGGTAGTCGCGCATAGGAGATCACGTGGCCTGGTCGTAGCCCGGATGCAATCCGGGAGGATGGAGTCGCGGGTTTCCCGGATTGCATCCGGGCTACAGGCTCATCACATCGAGAAAGCGCGGCGTGGCGCTGTCGTCGATGCGCAGGCTGGTGAAGTCGAACAGGCTGCGGTCGGCCAATTGCGAAGGCACCACGTTCTGCAAGGCGCGGAACATGATCTCGGTGCGGCCCGGCGACTTGCGCTCCCAGTCTTGGAGCATTTCCTTGACCACCTGGCGCTGCAGGTTCTCCTGCGAGCCACACAGGTTGCACGGAATGATCGGGAATTCCTTGAGCTCGGAATAGGCCTCGATATCTTTCTCGTTGCAATAGGCCAACGGGCGAATCACCACGTTGCGGCCGTCGTCGGAGAGCAGCTTGGGCGGCATGGCCTTCAGCGTGCCGCCGTAGAACATATTGAGGAAGAAGGTTTCGAGGATGTCGTCGCGGTGATGACCGAGGGCCATCTTGGTCGCCCCGATTTCGTCGGCGTAGGTATAGAGCGTGCCGCGGCGCAGCCGTGAGCACAGGGAACAAGTGGTCTTGCCTTCCGGAATCTTGTCCTTCACCACCGAGTAGGTGTCTTTCTCGATCACGTGATAGGCCACACCGATCGATTCCAGATAGGCCGGCAGCACATGCTCAGGAAAGCCGGGCTGTTTCTGATCCATATTCACCGCGATGATTTCGAAGCGGATCGGCGCCACTTTTTGCAGATAGAGCAGCATGTCGAGCATGGTGTAGCTGTCTTTGCCGCCAGACAGGCACACCATCACCTTGTCGCCATCTTCGATCATGTTGAAATCGGTAATGGCCTCGCCGGCCTGCCGGCGCAGGCGTTTTTGCAGTTTGTTCTGATTGACCGAAAGGGTGCCCATGGCGCACTAAAACCCGCGAGATGTGACGAAGGGCGGCTATTTTACGCACAAACCCGCTGCCGCCCCAGCCCCGCAATCGAGCGTGCTAGGCTCTGGCGATGAATGCCGATCTCGACGCCGAACTCGACCTCGCCGAGCAACTGCTGATCCTGCTGCGCGAGGAGGTTCAGGGCTGCAGTGAGTATCAACTGATCCAGCTCCTGAAAACCCGCCATTCCACGCATATCCCGCACCGACCGCTCACCGACCGCCTAGTGCTGTTCCGCTCTCATTTCCTGGTCTTCAACGCGCTCTATCGGTTGCGTGACCGACTATGGAGCGAGCAGGTCGGTCATCTGCAGATCAATGCCTTGCATGTCCAGCTGCTGCCGTATCAAGCCGGCAACGCGGCAGTCAGCGAACACGACTCGCTGCGCGACTATTACCTCGACCTGGATAATTTGCGCGACACCCAGGAAGAGGATGTCGAGAAGCTGCTGACCAGTTTCTGGAAACGCATGCAGGGTGGCGACGAGAAACAGGCGGCGCTGCAGCTGCTGGGCTTGGACACTTCCAGAGAAATCCTCAACCGCGCCACCATCAAGCGCCGCTACCGGGAACTGGTCAGCGAGCATCATCCCGATCGCGGTGGCAGCACCGAGCGCTTGCAGTCGCTGAACCTCGCCATAGAAATTCTCGAGCGCTATTACTAGCGATTTTGACAGAGCTATTTGCTCTAACCCCGCGCGCCCCGTGGCTTCCAGCGCCTGCCTATACTTCGACGTACGGTCGCATAGGTTCGGCCCTGCACCCGGCAACGCTGCCTACGCGCGCCGGGCGCTACGCTGGGGGGCGATCGCGATAACAAGAGGAGTGTTTGGAATGATCCATCACGTTCTGGGGCTATTCACCCATCCCGATCAAGAGTGGCAAGAAATCCGTGGCGAAGAGGAAAGCATCAGCCACATGTATTTCACCCATGTACTGATTCTCGCAGCCATACCCGCCGTGTCCGCATACATCGGTACCACCCAAGTGGGATGGACCGTAGGCAATGGCGCGCCGGTCATGCTTACCGAAAGCAGCGCGCTACAGATGACCATCCTTACCTATCTGGCAATGCTGGCTGGAGTAGCCTTGATGGGTGCATTCATCCACTGGATGGCGCGCACCTATGACGCCAGCCCGAGCATGGCGCAATGCGTGGTCTTTGCCGCCTATACCGCTACCCCCTTGTTCATCGGCGGCCTGGCCGCGCTGTACCCCAACATTTGGCTGGCCATGGCGGTTGGCACCGCGGCCATTTGCTACACGGTCTACCTGCTTTATGTGGGTATCCCAACCTTCATGAGTATTCCCGAGGATGAAGGCTTCCTGTTCTCCAGCTCCGTGCTGGCAGTCGGGCTGGTGGTATTGGTGGCGATGATCGCCCTGTCGGTAATTCTCTGGGGCTCAGGCGTTGGTCCGGTCTACCGCTACTGATTGTGACTGACTCATCAAGGCCGCCCCAAGGGCGGCCTTTTGCTTTCCCCGGCACTGCCTAGCTGAAGAATTAATCCTTGAGGCGATCCTCTGGACTCAAACTCTGTATCGCCTTGCCCGGGCGACAGGAGCGCGAGGAGCCCTAACCACCTGGCGAGTGGCGATTCGAAGCAGTGAGCGATTGCGGCATACTTGCGCCCTCTGGAGTGCCTAAATGCCCGAGTTACTCAATGCCCGTGTCGAGGCCTGCTACCTGCAGGCTGAAGAGTTTTTCAAGCGCCCTTTCCAGCGCCCGCAGGTGTGTTTCAAGTTGCGCGGCCAAAAGGCCGGCGTGGCCCACTTGCATGAAAACAAGCTGCGCTTCAACCCGCAGTTGTATCGAGAGAATCAGGAGCACTTTCTCAAGCAGACGGTGGCGCACGAAGTCGCACACCTGGTCGCGCATCAGCTATTTGGTTCAAAAATCCAGCCGCACGGCGAGGAATGGCAACTGATCATGCGCGGCGTCTACGAATTGCCGCCTGACCGCTGCCACACCTACGCAATCCACCGTCGCCAGGTAAGCCGCTTCATCTATTTATGCAGCTGTCCGGAAGGCGAATTCCCCTTCTCTGCCCAGCGTCACGCCTTGGTTGCCAAGGGGCGGCGCTACTTTTGCCGGCGCTGTCGGGCGACGCTGAAGTTCAGCGGCGAACATCGGGCGGTGTAAGCAGGGATGTCGCTGGATTAGCCGTCGCCATCCTCAGACACCGCCACGGATAAGCCGAGGAAACGGCAGATGGCGTCTTTCTTCGCCATCGCATCGCGGTAACCCAGGTCGATCAGTTCGTTGCAATAACCCGGCTCGAACAATAGGTAGCTGAGCACCGTCGCCCCGCTGGCCTCGGTGCCTCCCGGCCCATACAGGAACATGCGCAGCGAGCGCGGCAGCTCGGCGCGATGCCGAGTTGCGATCTGATCGAGCGGCTCGCTCGGGGAAATCACCAGGACCTCCACCGGCTTCAGCCCGAGTCCATGCGGTGCCGGTGACGGTAACAAATGACTAAGCAGATTGAGGCGCTGAAGCATCTCGATATCGCTTTCCAGACTGTCGATGAAGCTGCTGTTGAGCAGATGCCCGCCGATCTGCGCAAGACTCGGCGGCTTGCCGGTGCGCGGATGCACGACTGCGGCATTGGCATCGCCGTTTACCGGGTTACCACTGACCCCGATCACCAGCACCCGGTTGGCGCCCAGATGTAACGCGGGGCTGATCGGCGCTGCCTGACGCATGGCGCCATCGCCGAAATATTCACGATGGAGCTTCTCGGCTGGAAAGATCAGCGGGATCGCGGCGCTAGCCAGAAGGTGCTCCAGCTTCAGCCGAGTGGGTACGCCAACTCGCCGGTGACGGAACCAGGGATCGATGGTTCCGCGCCCCTGATAGAAGGTCACCGCCTGGCCGGAGTCATAACCGAAAGCGGTGACCGCGATCGCCCGCAAACGGCGCTGGCGGATTGCCGCGGAAATTCCGGAAAAATCCAACTCCCGACCCAGTAAACCACGCAGTGGCGAGCTATCGAGCAACGCCACCGGTGCATTCCCGGCAAAGCCGAACAGATGCTGGGTGACGAAACGACTGGCTTGGCGCATCACCCCCGGCCAATCGCTGCGGTATACCTGACCGGTATGGAAGCCGCGCCAAACGGCGGTCAAACGCTGTACGGCCTCGTTGAAATGCAACGCCCCGCAGGCCAGCCCCACCGCGTTGACCGCCCCCGCCGAGGTACCGACAATTACCGGAAAAGGATTGACTACCGAATCAGGCAGCAGCTCAGCAATCGCTGCCAGCACCCCGACTTGATAGGCCGCTCGCGCACCACCGCCGGACAGAATCAGCCCAGTGACAGGCGATGCGGGGCTGACAGCAGACGGCATAGACATTCCCTGTTCGCGCGGGCTGATGCCGCTAAGTACGTTTCTTGTAAAGACTTGGCTCGCCCTCAGGGCGCGTTTTGAAGCGCCGGTGAGCCCACAGGTATTGCTGCGGGCATTCGCGGATCGCCGCTTCTACCCACTGATTAATGCGGATGCAATCGGCCTCTTCATTGGCGCCAGGAAAGTCACTCAGCGGCGGATGGATCGTCAAGCGATAGCCGGAGCCGTCAGCCAGGCGCATCTGCGTGAACGGCAGCACTTGGGCGCGGCCTAGGCGGGCAAATTTGCTGGTTGCCGTGACGGTCGCCACTTGAATGCCGAACAGCGGCGCGAAGATGCTTTGCTTGGGGCCGTAGTCCTGATCCGGCGCATACCAGATGGCCCGGCCGCTGCGCAGCAACTTGAGCATGCCGCGCACATCGTCGCGCTCGATAGCGGTGGCCTCCAGGCTATGCCGCTCACGGCCATTGCGCTGCAGGTAATCGAACAATGGATTGTCGTGCTCGCGGTACATGCCGTCGATGGTGTGCTGTTGACCCAGCAACGCCGCGCCGATTTCCAGGGTGGTGAAATGGATGGCCATGAGGATCACGCCCTGGCCGTCAGCCTGCGCGCGCTTGAGATGCTCCAGCCCTTCGATGTGCGCCAGGCGGCGCAGACGCTTTTTCGGCCACCACCAACTGATAGCCATCTCGAAAAACGCGATGCCGGTGGAAGCGAAATTGTCCTTCAACAGTCGCTTGCGCTCGGTTGCCGACAATTCCGGGAAACATAACTCGTGGTTGCGTGCAGCAATCTGTCGGCGCGAAACCGCCAGGCTGTACATAAGCCCGCCAAGGCCACGCCCGCAACGCAACAACAGCGGATACGGCAACTGGACGATCAACCACAGCAGCCCCAGGCCGAACCACAACGGCCAAAACCGTGGATGCAGGAAATAGCTACGAAATTGCGGACGATCCATCACAGCTTCCGGACAAACGACATGGCCGGGCATTCTACACGCCGCACGCAGCTTGCGGCCCACCGGCGTTCTCGCTATAAGTCGCGGCTATCGCTAACCGCAGGCACCCCTAGTCCGACATGAGCCAAGCCGACCTTCTCGACCAAGACCCCGTGTTCCAGCTCAAAGGCAGCATGCTGGCCATCACCGTGCTGGAACTCGCCCACAACGATCTCGCCCGCCTCGATTCGCAGCTGGCGGCCAAGGTCGCGCAGGCCCCCAACTTCTTCAGCAACATCCCCTTGGTGCTGGCGCTGGACAAACTGCCCGAGGACGAAGGCGCCCTGGATATCGCTGAATTAATGGCCATATGCCGCCGCCATGGGTTGCGCACCCTGGCGATCCGCGCCAACCGCGAAAAAGACATCGCCGCCGCCAGCGCCCTGGACTTGCCAGTGCTGCCGCCCTCCGGTGCGCGAGAAAAACTGATCGAACCGGCGGAAAGCGCTGCCGCTCGCAAGAAGGCCGAAAAGGCCGCCGAGCCGCAGCTCAAGCCAACCAAGATCGTGACCTCGCCGGTGCGCGGCGGCATGCAGATCTATGCCCAAGGCGGCGATCTGGTTGTCATGGCGCCAGTCAGTGCCGGTGCGGAACTTCTCGCCGATGGCAACATCCATGTGTACGGCCCGATGCGCGGACGCGCTCTGGCAGGCGTCAAGGGTGATACCAAAGCGCGAATTTTTTGCCAGCAAATGGGCGCGGAAATGCTCTCCATTGCGGGCCAATACAAGGTTGCCGAAGACCTCCGGCGCGACCCTAACTGGGGCGACGCAGTGCACGTCAGCCTGTCGGGTGATGTGTTGAACATCACCCGCCTTTAACGGATACTGCCGCTCATTTTCAGGGACCTGAAATCCTTTTCCTTAGGGGTGAATCACCTTGGCCAAGATCCTCGTAGTCACTTCCGGCAAGGGTGGCGTGGGTAAAACCACCACCAGCGCCGCCATCGGCACCGGCCTGGCCCTGCGCGGGCACAAGACCGTCATCGTCGACTTCGACGTCGGTCTGCGGAACCTCGATCTCATCATGGGTTGCGAACGTCGGGTGGTGTATGACTTCGTCAACGTCGTCAACGGCGAAGCCACCCTCACCCAAGCACTGATCAAAGACAAACGCTTGGAGAACCTCTACGTTCTCGCCGCCAGCCAAACCCGTG is from Pseudomonas sp. LS44 and encodes:
- the ttcA gene encoding tRNA 2-thiocytidine(32) synthetase TtcA — its product is MGTLSVNQNKLQKRLRRQAGEAITDFNMIEDGDKVMVCLSGGKDSYTMLDMLLYLQKVAPIRFEIIAVNMDQKQPGFPEHVLPAYLESIGVAYHVIEKDTYSVVKDKIPEGKTTCSLCSRLRRGTLYTYADEIGATKMALGHHRDDILETFFLNMFYGGTLKAMPPKLLSDDGRNVVIRPLAYCNEKDIEAYSELKEFPIIPCNLCGSQENLQRQVVKEMLQDWERKSPGRTEIMFRALQNVVPSQLADRSLFDFTSLRIDDSATPRFLDVMSL
- a CDS encoding DNA-J related domain-containing protein, with translation MNADLDAELDLAEQLLILLREEVQGCSEYQLIQLLKTRHSTHIPHRPLTDRLVLFRSHFLVFNALYRLRDRLWSEQVGHLQINALHVQLLPYQAGNAAVSEHDSLRDYYLDLDNLRDTQEEDVEKLLTSFWKRMQGGDEKQAALQLLGLDTSREILNRATIKRRYRELVSEHHPDRGGSTERLQSLNLAIEILERYY
- a CDS encoding Yip1 family protein, producing the protein MIHHVLGLFTHPDQEWQEIRGEEESISHMYFTHVLILAAIPAVSAYIGTTQVGWTVGNGAPVMLTESSALQMTILTYLAMLAGVALMGAFIHWMARTYDASPSMAQCVVFAAYTATPLFIGGLAALYPNIWLAMAVGTAAICYTVYLLYVGIPTFMSIPEDEGFLFSSSVLAVGLVVLVAMIALSVILWGSGVGPVYRY
- a CDS encoding SprT family zinc-dependent metalloprotease, producing the protein MPELLNARVEACYLQAEEFFKRPFQRPQVCFKLRGQKAGVAHLHENKLRFNPQLYRENQEHFLKQTVAHEVAHLVAHQLFGSKIQPHGEEWQLIMRGVYELPPDRCHTYAIHRRQVSRFIYLCSCPEGEFPFSAQRHALVAKGRRYFCRRCRATLKFSGEHRAV
- a CDS encoding patatin-like phospholipase family protein, yielding MPSAVSPASPVTGLILSGGGARAAYQVGVLAAIAELLPDSVVNPFPVIVGTSAGAVNAVGLACGALHFNEAVQRLTAVWRGFHTGQVYRSDWPGVMRQASRFVTQHLFGFAGNAPVALLDSSPLRGLLGRELDFSGISAAIRQRRLRAIAVTAFGYDSGQAVTFYQGRGTIDPWFRHRRVGVPTRLKLEHLLASAAIPLIFPAEKLHREYFGDGAMRQAAPISPALHLGANRVLVIGVSGNPVNGDANAAVVHPRTGKPPSLAQIGGHLLNSSFIDSLESDIEMLQRLNLLSHLLPSPAPHGLGLKPVEVLVISPSEPLDQIATRHRAELPRSLRMFLYGPGGTEASGATVLSYLLFEPGYCNELIDLGYRDAMAKKDAICRFLGLSVAVSEDGDG
- a CDS encoding lipid A biosynthesis lauroyl acyltransferase; this translates as MDRPQFRSYFLHPRFWPLWFGLGLLWLIVQLPYPLLLRCGRGLGGLMYSLAVSRRQIAARNHELCFPELSATERKRLLKDNFASTGIAFFEMAISWWWPKKRLRRLAHIEGLEHLKRAQADGQGVILMAIHFTTLEIGAALLGQQHTIDGMYREHDNPLFDYLQRNGRERHSLEATAIERDDVRGMLKLLRSGRAIWYAPDQDYGPKQSIFAPLFGIQVATVTATSKFARLGRAQVLPFTQMRLADGSGYRLTIHPPLSDFPGANEEADCIRINQWVEAAIRECPQQYLWAHRRFKTRPEGEPSLYKKRT
- the minC gene encoding septum site-determining protein MinC, producing the protein MSQADLLDQDPVFQLKGSMLAITVLELAHNDLARLDSQLAAKVAQAPNFFSNIPLVLALDKLPEDEGALDIAELMAICRRHGLRTLAIRANREKDIAAASALDLPVLPPSGAREKLIEPAESAAARKKAEKAAEPQLKPTKIVTSPVRGGMQIYAQGGDLVVMAPVSAGAELLADGNIHVYGPMRGRALAGVKGDTKARIFCQQMGAEMLSIAGQYKVAEDLRRDPNWGDAVHVSLSGDVLNITRL